Proteins co-encoded in one Candidatus Tectomicrobia bacterium genomic window:
- the coxB gene encoding cytochrome c oxidase subunit II → MMSWLPENISLEGVEIDRLFYISYYLTAVTFILVAAFMLAFIVMYRQKPGVRAKYTHGNTTLEILWTVIPAVILLAFILVSQNSWARLKFNPPENPDIRVEVTGKQFNWIIRYPGPDGKFGTADDKEFDNQLNVPVNKKVLIHLKGEDVIHSFFMPEARLKADVVPGRTIPLWFTLTKTGKFEIPCAELCGFGHSGMKGELVVHTSESFQDWLKKTWAPPQQASRQ, encoded by the coding sequence TCGCTCGAAGGGGTCGAGATCGACCGGCTGTTCTACATCTCCTACTACCTCACGGCCGTCACGTTCATCCTGGTGGCGGCCTTCATGCTGGCCTTCATCGTCATGTACCGGCAAAAGCCCGGGGTGCGGGCCAAGTACACTCACGGGAACACCACCCTGGAGATCCTCTGGACGGTGATCCCGGCCGTCATCCTCCTCGCCTTCATCCTGGTGAGCCAGAACTCGTGGGCCCGGCTCAAGTTCAACCCGCCCGAGAACCCGGACATCCGGGTGGAGGTGACCGGGAAGCAGTTCAACTGGATCATCCGCTACCCCGGGCCCGACGGGAAGTTCGGCACCGCCGACGACAAGGAGTTCGACAACCAGCTCAACGTGCCGGTGAACAAGAAGGTCCTCATCCACCTCAAGGGAGAGGACGTCATCCACAGCTTCTTCATGCCGGAGGCCCGGCTGAAGGCGGACGTGGTCCCCGGGCGTACCATCCCCCTCTGGTTCACCCTGACCAAGACCGGAAAGTTCGAGATCCCCTGCGCCGAGCTCTGCGGCTTCGGCCACTCCGGCATGAAGGGAGAGCTCGTCGTCCACACGTCCGAGAGCTTTCAGGACTGGCTCAAGAAAACCTGGGCTCCTCCGCAGCAGGCGTCGCGGCAGTAG